Genomic segment of Paenibacillus polymyxa:
AGCCTCGTCATCCGCGATCAACAACCGATACATCAGTCCGCTCACTCTCCTTCTTGACTGGAATTCGTATGGTTATGGTAGTACCTCGTCCGATATTGCTATTGATTTCAACCATTCCTTCTTCCTTTCCGTAGAACAACTGCAGCCGCCTAAACACATTTTGCATTCCAAGTCCTGTTGAACTGCCGCTTTCGGCTTCGCCTTTAAGACGGAGTACGGACAGTCGGGTTTCCTCCGTCATGCCCTTTCCGTTATCCGAAATTTCAATTTGTACATCTTCGTTCGCTCTCGACAGCGTTAATACGATAATGGCTCCGCTTTCCATATCTTCCACACCATGAAGAAAAGCGTTTTCAATAAATGGCTGGATCGTCAGGGCCGGAATTTGCTGCTGAAGTACGGAAGCGTCAAAGTGAAGATCAAAGCGAATTCTGTCCCTGAAGCGCGCCTGCTGGATGGTTACGTATTCGCGGATATGATCCAGTTCCTCCTGGAGAGTTACGGGTTTGTCCAGCTTCTGCAGGCTGTACCGTAGCAGATTGGACAGCGAAACGATCAGGTCGCTGGTTTTCTCCGCTCCTTCCAGGATCGCCAGCTTGGAGAGCACATTTAAGGTATTGAATAAAAAGTGCGGGTTAATTTGATTTTGCAGAGCCAGAAGCTCCAGTTCCTTCACAAGCCGCCGCATTTCCAGACTCTGTTTATCCTTCTCGATGAGGATATTTAAATCGGTGGACATTTGCGAAATGGCGTCCGACAGTACGCCTAGCTCGTCATCCCGTCGCGGTTGGGGCCTAATATTCAGATCACCTGTGGCGATTCGCTTCGCCAGTCCGACAAGTCTGCCGACAGGGCCAGTAATGCTGCGCGAGACCCAGATGGCAAGCAAAACCCCCATCAGCGCGTTCATGCCGAATAACGCCACTCCCCATCCGTTCATTCGCTCATTCTTGTTCCGGATGTTCTCAATGATTGGCCGGTAATAAGCCAGTTCAGCATCGATCAGTTGCTGACCCTCCTCATGAATATAGCTGACGGTTTTCTCCGCTTCAATATAATGTTCAAAAGCCGATTGAGGATCTTGTGCCTTTGTATCCAGAACTGCGGCTTGTTTCTGTTCAAGAAATGTGGCCAACAGATTCATGTAATCCTCTTCGGCGAAAGAAGGGTCGGTCGAGTCGGAGACTTCCTGAATTCTGGCCTTCAACTGCATTAATTGGTATTCTGTCGGACCCTGCACAGCCTTATCGCCTCTTGGATTAAGCAGATAGGCATATAGGAGCTTTAAGTTGCTCTCCGCCGATTCGGAGGTTTGCTCAATGAGGAGAATTCGGCCAAGCATTTCATCGTAGCTCTGTTGTACGACTTTTCCGCTTTGGAATACAAAATAAGCGATGATATTGGCGAACACAACTAGAAGAGGGATAAACAGAAGCAGTTTCGTTCTGATCGTCATCGTCTGTCATCTCCGGTCATGTTGTCGGGAGTGTCCGCATGCATCTCATATACCCTGGTGTATGTTAATTCCTGGGGGGTGTTCCCCTTTAGATAATCATTCAGCAATTTTATGGCCTTAGCCCCCATTTCCTCTGGCTGTTGAACAATGGTCAGTTCGATTTTGCAATCTCTGATGGCTTCCAACGTCTCGGCCATATCGTCAAAAGCGAAAATCTGCAAACTCCGCGCGCCGCGCCGCTCCGAGGCTTCCAGAATGCCAAGGCCGTCCAGCGCACTGAATCCGACCATGTAGCGGATCTGCGGATACCGGGTGAGCATGTTCTGAGCTTGCTGTGCTGCCTGAAGCCGTGAAATATTTGAGGAGCGAATCTCCACAATGTGGAGCTTGGGATAGCGACCGATCACGGAACGAAATCCAGCAAGCCTGAGTCGCTGATTCTCGACACGCTCGCTACTGATCATAACTCCGATGTCGCCACGCTCTCCAGAGGCTTTCGCTAATAGCGCGCCCATCCGTTTTCCTGCTCCTTCGTTATCCGTTCCCACGTAAGCTAGTCTACGGGAGTCTGGTTCATCCGTATCGATCGTGATGACGGGGATGCCAAGTCCGGCTGCTTTGTCGATTAATCGGCGATACTCTGGATCATTTATCCCTTGAACCAGAATTGCATCCGCCTTACTAGCGATCGCTTTATCCAGCAGTTTGACCTGCTCGGACGGATTAATGCGGTCCGGCCCGATATAATCGAGCCGCATACCGTACTGTTCCGCTTCCTTTCGGGCTCCTTGTTCGATTGACCGCCAGTAATAATTATCCAACTCCTGTGATATCAGTACGACTTTTGTATCGGAAACCCCGTCTTTTGGAGAAACCGTCTTCAATAACTCTGCAAATTGGTGAATTTGAAAAGAAGACAAAGTGAACTGAAAGAGCAGCCAGGCAAATAGCAGGAAGACGGGGATAAGGATAAATGTCCATTTACGGTTTGACATGTATTGCTCCTTTGTCAATATTTAGAGACTTAACTCATTATACAGCAACAAAAGAAGCGTAGGCAGCTATCGTCAACGGCAAGCAGCATTTATTGAAGCGAAAGTTAGGATTTTTGACACCTAAATACGAAACTGGTCATGATTTTGATAACGCTTTCTACGGGCCTATTGCTACAATGACGGTATATACCCATTCTAATTACCGGAGGTTGAATGCCGTGTCATTTAAAGTAGCGTTTATTGGAGCAGGAAGCATCGGTTTTACCCGTGGAATTTTGCGAGATCTGTTAACGGTGCCGGAATTTAACGATATTGAAGTGGCTTTTACGGACATCAGTCAGCACAATTTGGATATGGTCACTGAGCTGTGCCAACGGGATATTCAGGAGAACGGTTTATCGATACAAATACAGTCCTCTACGGACCGAAAGATAGCTTTAAAGGATGCCAAATACGTCATTTGTACGATCCGGGTTGGCGGTCTTGAAGCCTTTGCGACCGATGTGGATATTCCGCTGAAATATGGCGTGGATCAATGCGTGGGCGATACCCTGTGTGCAGGAGGCATCATGTATGGTCAGCGCGGCATCGCTGAAATGCTGGAGATTTGCAAGGATATCCGCGAGCTAAGTGCACCGGATGTATTGCTGCTGAACTACTCGAACCCCATGGCGATGATGACGTGGGCCTGCAATAAATACAGCGGTGTGCGTACAATCGGTCTATGTCACGGCGTCCAGCATGGGCATCACCAAATTGCCGAGGTGTATGGTCTCGAGAAGCAGGATGTGGACATTGTGTGTGCCGGAATCAATCACCAGACGTGGTACATTCAGGCGTCACATGAAGGTAAGGATCTGACAGCCGGACTGCTGGAGGCTTTTGAAAAACATCCCGAATATAGCCGCACTGAAAAGGTACGCATCGACATGCTTCGTCGTTTTGGCTATTACAGCACAGAGTCGAATGGTCATCTCAGTGAATATGTACCTTGGTACCGGAAGCGTCCGAATGAAATTATGGACTGGATTGATCTAGGCAGCTGGATCAACGGAGAAACAGGCGGTTATCTGCGTGTATGTACAGAAGGACGTAATTGGTTTGAAACAGATTTCCCTAACTGGATGAAAGAAGACCCATTGGAGTACAAGGCGGAAAATCGCGGTGAAGAGCATGGTTCATACATTATCGAAGGTCTGGAAACCGGACGTGTATACCGGGGGCATTTTAATGTCGTTAATAACGGTGTGATTTCCAATTTGCCAGACGACGCGATTATTGAAGCGCCTGGATACGTGGATCGGAATGGTATCTCCATGCCACATGTAGGAGACCTTCCGCTCGGTCTTGCTGCCGTCTGCAATGTAAGTATTTCCGTCCAGCGTTTGGCTGTCGAAGCGGCTGTACACGGAGATGATAAGCTGCTGCGGCAAGCGTTTATGATGGATCCGCTAGTGGGCGCGGTGTGTAATCCGAAAGAAATTTGGCAGATGGTCGATGAGATGCTGGTGGCGCAGGAAGCATGGCTGCCGCAATATGGAGCAGCGATTGCCGAGGCGCGTCAACGTCTGGCTGCAGGCGATCTGATTCCAACCCGACCCTATGAGGGAGCAGCACGACTTAAGGTGAAGACGGTTGAAGAAATGCAACTGGATCGGGATGCCGCCAATAAAAATGCAGGGCAATCCGACAAAGGCAAGGATCGCGAAAAAGTGTAGAACAATAAGAGCAGAGATTGACTTCACTACAATAAAAGGGTGTTTTCATGGTCATGAGGGCCTGAAAACACCCTTTTACTGTCGATAGATCTGACGATTTGGCATAGTTGGCGTGCTGAAGTTTATCATTGTCGATTTAGGCTGACGGAAATTAAAGAATACGGTCTTACTTTTTATGAATTTGCTCTTTTGCCGTCGATCCTAAATCTCCCGAAAGCTTGTTATAGCAGGGATGTTCAACAAATGAAGAAACCGACTTCAGAAAAAGAGGGGCCGCGATGAACCACTAGGGTGGCAATTCATATGCCTAATTAATAATGTAGTCCTTAATTTATTCAATTTACAGCAGATTTCCAGCTCACTATAATCTAACATAGGAGGTGACAAAAAGGGGAAAATGTGAGCGCATGAACAAATAGAAAGCGCTTACCTTTTACAACTATGAACGCCGCTTTTTTTTGGAGAAAGTAGGCGTAACTCACATTTAATCATGTAACAATCAGGTGCCGACATAGGAAGATTCAACAAAATCCACGGAAAGATAGGTGAAGCAATTGAAAACAAAGCAAGTGCTTCGTAAAAGCATGAAGTATGCTTTTGCGCTATCACTCGTCGCAAGCAGCTTTCTACCAGGTGCAGGATTTACGGATAAAATACATGCAGAATCCCATGTGGACAATCCTTACCAAGGGGCGACAAAATATATTAGCCCTGATTATGCGGCTAGTGTCGACACATCGATTGCCAAAATTACGGATGCCAATCTGAAAGCAAAAATGCAAACGGTCAAAACATTCCCGACAGCCGTATGGCTTGATCGTATCGCTGCTATTAACGGCGGTGGAGGCAAGCTTGGCCTGGAAGCGCATTTGGACCAAGTATTGGCGCAAAAGAAAGGCAGCACACCGATTACGGCGGAATTTATTGTGTATGATCTGCCCGGACGGGATTGTCACGCCTTGGCTTCCAATGGTGAATTGCCGCTGACCCAGGCAGGTCTGGAAACCTATAAAAAGGATTATATTGACAAAATAGCTGCTATTTTTGCAAATCCCAAATATAAGGATATTCGTATCGTAGCGATCATTGAACCAGACAGTTTGCCAAATCTGGTAACTAATCTGGATGATCCGAAATGTGCACAAGCCAAGTCTACAGGAATCTATGAAGCTGGCGTGAAGTACACAATGAATAAGCTGAACGAGATTCCGAATGTGTACAAATACGTAGATATCGGTCACTCTGGTTGGTTAGGTTGGGATAACAACCGTTCAGCAACGGTATCCCTGTTTACAACCATTTTCAAAGATACTAGCAAAGGTCTGGCCAGTGTAGATGGCTTTATCACGAATACAGCCAACACTTCACCGCTGACAGAACCTAATTTGCCTGATCCAAATCTGAATATCGGTGGACAGCCGATCAAATCGTCCAAGTACTACGAATGGAATCCTAATTTCGATGAATCGGATTTCGCAGAGGCATTGCATAGAGATTTTGTCAGCGCAGGCTGGCCGAGCTCACTCGGTATGTTAATTGATACAGGCCGTAATGGATGGGGAGGACCTAACCGTCCGACTTCCGCAGTCGGCAGTGATATTAACTCCTATGTAAACTCAGGCCGTGTTGACAAACGCTCGCACCGTGGTAACTGGTGTAATAACAGCGGAGCAGGTATGGGAACGCCGCCACAAACGGCTCCAGCTGGCCATATTGATGCCTATGTATGGGCGAAACCTCCGGGTGATTCCGATGGTTCCAGCTCACTCATTCCGAACGATGAGGGTAAAGGCTTTGACCGTATGTGTGATCCTACCTATACAACCAAGGATGGCACATTAACAGATGCTTTACCGAATGCACCTATTTCAGGAGCATGGTTCCATGATCAGTTTGTAATGCTGGTACAAAATGCGTACCCTGCTATCGTGCCTTCCACTGGTGGTGTGGACCCAGCGCCTACAGCTCCAGCTGTACCGTCAGGCTTAAAGGCTGTTGTGGGCAATGCTCAAGTAACGCTGACTTGGAATGCGTCTACTGGTGCCGATAGCTACACGGTCAAACGCGCCACTAGCGAAGCAGGTCCTTTTACAGCCGTTGCGCCTCTTGTAACGGAAAGAGAGTACACGGATAAGGGAC
This window contains:
- a CDS encoding sugar-binding protein; translation: MSNRKWTFILIPVFLLFAWLLFQFTLSSFQIHQFAELLKTVSPKDGVSDTKVVLISQELDNYYWRSIEQGARKEAEQYGMRLDYIGPDRINPSEQVKLLDKAIASKADAILVQGINDPEYRRLIDKAAGLGIPVITIDTDEPDSRRLAYVGTDNEGAGKRMGALLAKASGERGDIGVMISSERVENQRLRLAGFRSVIGRYPKLHIVEIRSSNISRLQAAQQAQNMLTRYPQIRYMVGFSALDGLGILEASERRGARSLQIFAFDDMAETLEAIRDCKIELTIVQQPEEMGAKAIKLLNDYLKGNTPQELTYTRVYEMHADTPDNMTGDDRR
- a CDS encoding sensor histidine kinase, with amino-acid sequence MTIRTKLLLFIPLLVVFANIIAYFVFQSGKVVQQSYDEMLGRILLIEQTSESAESNLKLLYAYLLNPRGDKAVQGPTEYQLMQLKARIQEVSDSTDPSFAEEDYMNLLATFLEQKQAAVLDTKAQDPQSAFEHYIEAEKTVSYIHEEGQQLIDAELAYYRPIIENIRNKNERMNGWGVALFGMNALMGVLLAIWVSRSITGPVGRLVGLAKRIATGDLNIRPQPRRDDELGVLSDAISQMSTDLNILIEKDKQSLEMRRLVKELELLALQNQINPHFLFNTLNVLSKLAILEGAEKTSDLIVSLSNLLRYSLQKLDKPVTLQEELDHIREYVTIQQARFRDRIRFDLHFDASVLQQQIPALTIQPFIENAFLHGVEDMESGAIIVLTLSRANEDVQIEISDNGKGMTEETRLSVLRLKGEAESGSSTGLGMQNVFRRLQLFYGKEEGMVEINSNIGRGTTITIRIPVKKESERTDVSVVDRG
- a CDS encoding alpha-glucosidase/alpha-galactosidase, with translation MSFKVAFIGAGSIGFTRGILRDLLTVPEFNDIEVAFTDISQHNLDMVTELCQRDIQENGLSIQIQSSTDRKIALKDAKYVICTIRVGGLEAFATDVDIPLKYGVDQCVGDTLCAGGIMYGQRGIAEMLEICKDIRELSAPDVLLLNYSNPMAMMTWACNKYSGVRTIGLCHGVQHGHHQIAEVYGLEKQDVDIVCAGINHQTWYIQASHEGKDLTAGLLEAFEKHPEYSRTEKVRIDMLRRFGYYSTESNGHLSEYVPWYRKRPNEIMDWIDLGSWINGETGGYLRVCTEGRNWFETDFPNWMKEDPLEYKAENRGEEHGSYIIEGLETGRVYRGHFNVVNNGVISNLPDDAIIEAPGYVDRNGISMPHVGDLPLGLAAVCNVSISVQRLAVEAAVHGDDKLLRQAFMMDPLVGAVCNPKEIWQMVDEMLVAQEAWLPQYGAAIAEARQRLAAGDLIPTRPYEGAARLKVKTVEEMQLDRDAANKNAGQSDKGKDREKV
- a CDS encoding glycoside hydrolase family 6 protein, with the translated sequence MKQLKTKQVLRKSMKYAFALSLVASSFLPGAGFTDKIHAESHVDNPYQGATKYISPDYAASVDTSIAKITDANLKAKMQTVKTFPTAVWLDRIAAINGGGGKLGLEAHLDQVLAQKKGSTPITAEFIVYDLPGRDCHALASNGELPLTQAGLETYKKDYIDKIAAIFANPKYKDIRIVAIIEPDSLPNLVTNLDDPKCAQAKSTGIYEAGVKYTMNKLNEIPNVYKYVDIGHSGWLGWDNNRSATVSLFTTIFKDTSKGLASVDGFITNTANTSPLTEPNLPDPNLNIGGQPIKSSKYYEWNPNFDESDFAEALHRDFVSAGWPSSLGMLIDTGRNGWGGPNRPTSAVGSDINSYVNSGRVDKRSHRGNWCNNSGAGMGTPPQTAPAGHIDAYVWAKPPGDSDGSSSLIPNDEGKGFDRMCDPTYTTKDGTLTDALPNAPISGAWFHDQFVMLVQNAYPAIVPSTGGVDPAPTAPAVPSGLKAVVGNAQVTLTWNASTGADSYTVKRATSEAGPFTAVAPLVTEREYTDKGLTNGTTYFYVVSATNAKGTSKDSAAVSAEPKGTPTDPTDPTDPTEPAGDLVVMYRAGDTDPANNAVKPFFNLKNKGTTPVKLSELKIRYYFTKDGSQELQSAVDYAQVGNDNVLRTFTDNYIEIGFSPAAGTLAAGAQTGDIQIRMNNSDWSNLDESNDYSFDPTKTSYAEWNKATLFHNDKLVWGIEP